A region from the Syntrophorhabdaceae bacterium genome encodes:
- a CDS encoding (Fe-S)-binding protein yields MGEQSATRVLTCIQCGKCTGSCPESGRTPFNVRMLVRKKQFRSAVEETLPWYCTSCGACTIRCPRDVKPSEVIIEIRSKFVEDGDIPVALQKALENTFVQKNPWGRSRNKRADWTQKLDFEVPHVSETESRRLLFVCCIQAYDPRCMVIPVNVARLFNAAGLEFGILGEEEACCGNEIRRIGEAGLFEELQEENLAAFQEYGVKEIVALSPHCMNVLKKEYGETGIKVSHYTELLAPMIKSGALSFTGSCDKKVIYHDPCFLGKQNNVFDEPRDMLKAVPGLELLEFSRSREVSLCCEGGGGRMFFEVEATYQRNAEVRVLDAVDRGAEIIATACPFCVMTLEDPATEKGLIVKELSEILTEVL; encoded by the coding sequence ATGGGTGAACAATCCGCAACCAGGGTATTGACATGCATCCAGTGCGGCAAATGCACGGGGAGCTGTCCCGAGTCGGGCCGGACGCCCTTCAACGTGAGGATGCTCGTCAGGAAGAAACAGTTCCGGTCAGCCGTCGAAGAGACCCTTCCGTGGTACTGTACCTCCTGCGGGGCCTGCACCATCCGGTGCCCCAGGGACGTAAAGCCCTCGGAGGTCATCATCGAGATACGCTCAAAGTTCGTCGAGGACGGCGACATACCCGTCGCACTCCAAAAGGCGCTGGAGAACACCTTTGTCCAGAAGAACCCCTGGGGCCGTTCCCGCAACAAACGCGCCGATTGGACACAGAAGCTCGATTTCGAGGTCCCCCATGTATCGGAAACGGAGAGCAGGAGGCTGCTCTTTGTCTGCTGCATTCAGGCATACGACCCGAGGTGCATGGTGATCCCCGTCAACGTTGCACGGCTGTTCAACGCCGCCGGCCTGGAATTCGGCATCCTCGGCGAAGAGGAGGCCTGCTGCGGCAACGAAATAAGGCGCATCGGGGAGGCGGGTCTCTTCGAAGAATTGCAGGAGGAGAATCTGGCTGCTTTCCAGGAATACGGTGTAAAGGAGATCGTCGCCCTTTCCCCCCATTGCATGAACGTGTTGAAGAAGGAATACGGCGAGACGGGCATCAAGGTTTCCCATTATACGGAGCTTCTCGCCCCGATGATCAAGAGCGGGGCCCTTTCCTTTACCGGGTCCTGCGACAAGAAGGTCATCTATCACGACCCCTGTTTCCTGGGGAAGCAGAACAACGTCTTCGACGAGCCGCGGGACATGCTGAAGGCGGTTCCCGGTCTCGAGCTTCTCGAATTTTCCCGGTCGCGGGAGGTCTCGCTGTGCTGTGAAGGCGGCGGGGGCAGGATGTTCTTCGAAGTGGAGGCAACGTATCAGCGCAACGCCGAGGTGCGGGTGCTCGACGCCGTCGATAGAGGCGCCGAGATCATTGCCACCGCGTGTCCTTTCTGCGTCATGACCCTGGAGGATCCGGCCACGGAAAAGGGTCTCATAGTGAAGGAGCTTTCCGAAATACTGACGGAGGTTTTATAA
- a CDS encoding electron transfer flavoprotein subunit beta/FixA family protein has translation MNILVFTKRVAATQEEELRITGEGQVVDLSKVPFKVNDWDNYAVEEAVRIVEKTGGAATAISIGDTESDDVLRRAIAMGTRDGFLIETGETLHDPFARSELIRSFIDAEKVPFDVIFTGVQSEDDQFGAVGGILAAIMGLPYSSMVIGIDSIEKDHMVVRRELEGGLQERVKIATPCVLSLQSGINEPRYVSIMGIRKASKVERKVFKASGYTTGAPRIEVVKWVYPAKKGGATMLTGELADVCGQLFGILREKGVCQ, from the coding sequence ATGAATATCCTTGTATTTACTAAAAGGGTTGCCGCAACCCAGGAAGAGGAGCTGCGCATCACGGGGGAAGGGCAGGTTGTCGATCTCTCGAAGGTGCCTTTCAAGGTCAACGACTGGGATAATTACGCCGTGGAAGAGGCGGTGCGCATCGTCGAAAAGACAGGCGGCGCGGCGACGGCCATATCCATCGGCGACACGGAGTCCGACGATGTTCTCAGGCGAGCCATAGCCATGGGCACCAGGGATGGTTTTCTCATCGAGACGGGCGAGACCCTTCATGATCCCTTCGCTCGAAGCGAGCTGATCCGCAGTTTCATTGATGCCGAGAAGGTGCCCTTCGACGTCATCTTTACCGGTGTCCAGTCCGAAGACGACCAGTTCGGGGCCGTGGGAGGCATCCTTGCGGCCATCATGGGGCTTCCTTATTCGTCCATGGTGATCGGTATCGACAGCATAGAAAAGGACCACATGGTGGTGCGCCGGGAACTCGAAGGCGGGCTTCAGGAACGGGTCAAGATCGCGACCCCCTGTGTCCTTTCGCTGCAGAGCGGCATCAACGAGCCGAGATATGTCTCCATCATGGGTATCCGCAAGGCCTCCAAGGTGGAGCGCAAGGTCTTCAAGGCCTCGGGCTACACCACCGGAGCGCCCAGGATAGAGGTAGTGAAATGGGTCTACCCGGCTAAAAAGGGCGGGGCGACGATGCTTACGGGAGAGCTTGCCGATGTCTGCGGCCAGCTCTTTGGGATACTCAGGGAGAAGGGGGTGTGTCAATGA
- a CDS encoding electron transfer flavoprotein subunit alpha/FixB family protein, producing MSYALIVSEVRRGVFEERNLDSIGLAALLGKEAVLLAPDGTYEMGEKLADTIVKVKAGEEIYLNPMSMGKILENVFTARGKPDCILFTHSSSGTESAAYTAGLFGFPIITDVSGYDKEGGFFLKSYYSDKVFGQFKASEGPLVLTVRSGSFREFAGEKAAAANAEALEGTAVVEGRTFIDYVEEERSDVDITKAEFLLSVGRGIGSQDEVAGYEELAGILKAVLCGSRPVIDKMWLPKARQVGTSGKTVKPKVYLAMGISGAFQHIAGMKDSDCIIAVNKDAEAPIFQYAHYGIVGDIHKVRDKLKETAKG from the coding sequence ATGAGTTACGCTTTGATCGTATCGGAAGTGAGGCGGGGTGTTTTTGAAGAGAGAAACCTCGACTCCATCGGCCTTGCCGCCCTTCTCGGGAAAGAGGCGGTCCTTCTCGCACCCGATGGGACATACGAGATGGGCGAAAAGCTGGCAGATACCATCGTTAAGGTGAAGGCCGGCGAAGAGATATACCTCAACCCCATGAGTATGGGCAAGATACTGGAAAATGTCTTCACGGCGCGGGGAAAACCGGACTGTATACTTTTTACCCACTCCTCCTCGGGAACCGAATCGGCCGCATACACAGCCGGCCTTTTCGGCTTTCCCATAATAACCGACGTGAGCGGCTACGACAAAGAGGGCGGCTTTTTCCTGAAGAGCTATTACTCCGACAAGGTCTTCGGGCAGTTCAAGGCGTCGGAAGGCCCCCTGGTCCTTACTGTCCGAAGCGGCAGCTTCAGGGAGTTTGCCGGTGAAAAGGCTGCGGCGGCGAATGCCGAAGCCCTCGAAGGAACGGCGGTTGTTGAAGGCCGGACATTCATCGACTACGTGGAAGAGGAAAGATCGGATGTCGATATCACAAAGGCGGAATTCCTCCTTTCCGTCGGCAGGGGGATCGGGAGCCAGGACGAGGTTGCCGGATACGAGGAACTTGCGGGCATCCTGAAGGCCGTTCTTTGCGGGTCGCGGCCCGTCATCGACAAGATGTGGCTCCCCAAAGCGCGGCAGGTGGGGACCTCGGGCAAAACGGTGAAACCGAAGGTCTATCTCGCGATGGGTATTTCGGGCGCATTCCAGCACATCGCGGGGATGAAGGACTCCGACTGCATCATAGCCGTCAACAAGGACGCGGAGGCGCCCATCTTTCAATACGCGCATTACGGCATCGTGGGCGACATCCACAAGGTGCGGGACAAACTTAAAGAGACAGCAAAGGGCTGA
- a CDS encoding FAD-dependent oxidoreductase, which yields MDERERNVLVVGGGIGGITAALELASCGINVTMLEEGPSIGGRMIQLDKTFPTLDCSTCTLSPKMVEVALQPKIDLLSWSKPMAVKKRGKGFTVTILKKARYVDMKKCTACGVCSEGCPVVMKSEFNMGTGPRKAIYIPFPQAIPNKASIDKREGRLCHAACMDVCPVNTNVPGYLKHISEGRFADAYKLIRATNPFPSVCGRVCYAPCEGACNRGELDEPLAIRDLKRFAVDSFDIASLEVPQVQKTGRKVAVIGAGPAGLACAHDLAVEGHDVTVYETLPEPGGMLRYAIPEYRLPKSELKGEIDLILRLGVDIRCGVEIGGQTAIDEIKSAHEAIFVATGAPKGLPLGVEGETSDGIVDGIRFLRAVNSGEHASPGKQVAVIGGGNTAVDCARTAKRLGSESVRIVYRRTRDEMPAAGEEIEALLHEGIEIDFLAAPVRFEGAGGRVATMECVRMELGEPDESGRRRPVPKAGSEFTVPVDCVITALGQAVQTSFLDSIGITMGKGGTITIDPSTGATNIDGVFAGGDVVTGPAYVIDAIAAGKKAARSIGAYLKGEALAGEEQRAEPQKLSADEVAALSGRIGSQRRSAMPEEPIGDRITDFREVGLGYAPREAMAEAARCLAGQVEGCIECGECERRCEVAAIDHSMRDEVVDMDFDGIVLAPGFDLYDPTEKKELGYGTLDGVITGIEFERICSVTGPTGGDILLDGKEPKRFYFIQCVGSRDRQSGARFCSRVCCMYTAKHASIVKDRIRDAEIYVSYIDVRAYGKGYEEFYKSTQESGTLYIRGIPGEVVKGKDGLLVRVEDMLSGELREIEVDLVILATGVRPRKGIEALCEMMSLERDEYGFIKVDAIAPSKTNVEGIFVCGMGSGPKDVPDTVASGGEAASRCMEYLSEGLSS from the coding sequence ATGGACGAAAGGGAAAGAAATGTCCTCGTCGTAGGAGGCGGGATAGGCGGGATAACCGCCGCCCTGGAGCTGGCATCCTGCGGCATCAATGTGACCATGCTGGAAGAAGGCCCCTCCATAGGGGGCAGAATGATCCAGCTCGACAAGACGTTTCCCACCCTCGACTGTTCGACGTGCACCCTCTCGCCGAAGATGGTGGAGGTGGCGCTTCAGCCGAAGATCGACCTTCTCTCCTGGTCGAAACCGATGGCGGTGAAGAAAAGGGGGAAGGGCTTCACGGTAACCATCCTGAAGAAGGCGCGCTATGTGGACATGAAAAAATGCACGGCCTGCGGCGTCTGCTCCGAAGGCTGTCCGGTGGTGATGAAAAGCGAATTCAATATGGGCACGGGACCGAGAAAGGCGATCTACATCCCCTTTCCCCAGGCAATTCCCAACAAGGCCTCGATAGATAAACGCGAAGGACGCCTCTGTCATGCGGCCTGCATGGATGTCTGCCCGGTGAACACGAATGTGCCCGGTTACCTGAAGCACATCAGCGAGGGAAGGTTTGCCGACGCCTACAAGCTCATCAGGGCGACGAACCCCTTTCCTTCCGTGTGTGGACGGGTCTGCTACGCTCCCTGTGAAGGGGCCTGCAACAGGGGTGAACTCGATGAGCCGCTGGCGATCAGGGACCTGAAGCGTTTTGCCGTTGACAGCTTCGATATCGCCTCCCTGGAAGTTCCCCAGGTGCAGAAGACGGGCAGGAAGGTGGCCGTCATCGGCGCCGGACCGGCCGGGCTTGCCTGCGCCCACGACCTCGCCGTCGAGGGCCATGACGTGACGGTGTACGAGACCCTTCCCGAGCCGGGCGGGATGCTGCGATATGCCATCCCCGAATACAGGCTTCCAAAAAGTGAGCTGAAAGGTGAGATCGATCTTATCCTGAGGCTCGGCGTCGACATACGTTGCGGCGTCGAGATCGGCGGCCAGACGGCCATCGATGAGATCAAGAGCGCCCATGAGGCCATATTTGTGGCAACGGGCGCCCCGAAGGGCCTTCCCCTGGGCGTGGAAGGAGAGACTTCTGACGGCATCGTCGACGGCATCAGGTTCCTTCGCGCTGTCAACAGCGGCGAACATGCATCGCCGGGAAAGCAGGTTGCCGTCATCGGCGGCGGGAACACCGCGGTTGACTGCGCGAGGACAGCGAAGAGGCTCGGCAGCGAGTCCGTCAGGATCGTCTATCGCCGGACGAGGGACGAGATGCCCGCGGCGGGAGAGGAGATAGAGGCGCTGCTGCACGAAGGGATAGAGATCGACTTCCTTGCCGCGCCTGTTCGTTTCGAAGGTGCCGGCGGCAGGGTGGCGACGATGGAATGCGTGCGCATGGAGCTGGGCGAGCCCGACGAAAGCGGCCGGCGACGTCCCGTGCCGAAGGCCGGTTCGGAGTTCACCGTACCCGTGGACTGTGTGATAACGGCCCTGGGGCAGGCGGTGCAGACCTCCTTCCTGGATTCGATTGGCATTACAATGGGCAAAGGCGGGACGATAACTATCGACCCGTCGACAGGCGCGACGAACATCGATGGGGTCTTCGCGGGCGGGGATGTGGTCACCGGTCCCGCATACGTCATCGACGCCATAGCGGCGGGAAAGAAGGCGGCACGGTCCATAGGCGCGTACCTGAAGGGTGAGGCCCTGGCGGGTGAGGAACAAAGGGCCGAGCCGCAGAAGCTGTCGGCGGATGAGGTCGCGGCCCTTTCCGGCAGGATCGGCTCGCAGCGCAGGAGCGCCATGCCTGAGGAACCCATCGGCGACAGGATAACCGATTTTCGCGAGGTGGGGCTCGGGTATGCCCCCCGGGAGGCCATGGCGGAGGCGGCGCGGTGCCTTGCGGGCCAGGTGGAAGGGTGCATTGAGTGCGGTGAATGCGAGCGGCGCTGCGAGGTCGCGGCCATCGACCATTCCATGAGGGACGAGGTCGTTGACATGGACTTTGACGGCATCGTCCTCGCGCCGGGATTCGACCTCTACGATCCGACGGAAAAGAAGGAGCTTGGTTATGGCACGCTCGACGGCGTCATAACGGGGATCGAGTTCGAGCGGATCTGTTCCGTGACGGGTCCGACGGGCGGCGATATCCTGCTCGACGGAAAAGAGCCCAAACGCTTCTATTTCATACAGTGCGTTGGTTCGCGGGACCGCCAGAGCGGGGCGCGCTTCTGCTCGCGCGTATGCTGCATGTATACGGCGAAGCACGCGAGCATCGTTAAGGACCGGATCAGGGACGCCGAGATCTACGTCTCCTACATTGACGTCAGGGCCTACGGAAAAGGCTACGAGGAGTTCTACAAGAGCACCCAGGAGAGCGGCACCTTATATATCCGGGGCATTCCCGGCGAGGTGGTGAAGGGTAAAGACGGGCTCCTCGTGCGCGTCGAGGATATGCTCAGCGGCGAGTTGCGGGAGATCGAGGTCGACCTCGTGATCCTCGCGACGGGCGTCAGGCCGCGCAAGGGGATCGAGGCCCTCTGCGAGATGATGTCCCTTGAGCGCGACGAGTACGGTTTCATCAAGGTCGATGCGATAGCGCCCTCAAAGACGAACGTGGAAGGCATCTTTGTCTGCGGCATGGGATCGGGGCCCAAGGATGTGCCCGACACGGTCGCATCCGGCGGTGAGGCCGCTTCGCGGTGTATGGAATACCTGAGCGAGGGACTCTCTTCATGA
- a CDS encoding CoB--CoM heterodisulfide reductase iron-sulfur subunit A family protein, whose protein sequence is MKTGIFICHCGHNIKHTVDVKALSDYFKRYMNVTVSEDYPFVCSEPGQDMIKESIEKHGLDRVIVASCTPSLHGDLFKDLVKKADLNPFLLRRVGIREHCSWVGDDIEANTEKAKRLILAGLYGAAHYIPLEEKRVDVNKSALVIGGGVSGLSAALFLSRMGMDVFLVESEAELGGHVRELKSVWPSRLPGSKIVEDMEKELRQRPNVEIFTSTKLVNFEGFFGNYEATLETPQGERKVTIGGVVVSIGFAPFDPQIKPELCYGKDPRVVTTLDLERTDDGLNLPDKPRVAILHCIGSRDEQIGRPYCSRVCCVNALRVGEAIRERYDDSYVESFYMDVRAHPRGAEEFFEDTQEKGVLFTRANIAEILPTSSGLVLRGEDTLFGETFEREFDLVVLSIGMSPPETSKEMATLLKISLDKDRFFLEAHIKLRPFDTAVKGIFIAGSCSGPKDVEESINHGRAAALKLYGFLNLGYAFVDPFISIVDPKRCSGCRMCEQACVAKAIKFDAEKRIAHVEEAACMGCGLCNATCPSSAISLKGYVDSIIDDEISALLEAI, encoded by the coding sequence ATGAAAACGGGGATCTTTATCTGTCATTGCGGGCACAATATCAAGCACACCGTCGATGTGAAGGCCTTAAGCGACTACTTCAAGAGATACATGAACGTCACCGTTTCCGAGGATTACCCCTTCGTGTGCTCCGAGCCGGGGCAGGACATGATAAAGGAGAGCATCGAAAAGCACGGCCTCGACCGCGTCATCGTTGCCTCCTGCACGCCGTCCCTCCACGGCGACCTCTTCAAGGACCTTGTTAAAAAGGCGGACCTGAACCCCTTCCTGTTAAGACGGGTTGGCATCAGGGAACACTGCTCCTGGGTGGGCGACGACATCGAGGCGAACACGGAAAAGGCGAAGAGGCTCATTCTTGCCGGGCTCTACGGGGCGGCGCACTACATCCCCCTCGAGGAGAAGAGGGTTGATGTCAACAAATCGGCTCTCGTCATAGGCGGCGGGGTGTCAGGACTGAGCGCGGCGCTTTTTCTCTCCAGGATGGGTATGGACGTCTTCCTCGTCGAATCGGAGGCCGAACTGGGAGGGCATGTCCGCGAACTCAAAAGCGTATGGCCCTCACGGCTCCCCGGTTCGAAGATCGTCGAGGACATGGAGAAGGAACTGCGGCAGAGGCCGAACGTGGAGATCTTCACGTCAACGAAGCTCGTCAACTTTGAAGGTTTCTTCGGCAACTACGAGGCCACCCTCGAAACCCCCCAGGGCGAGCGAAAGGTGACCATCGGCGGGGTCGTGGTCTCCATCGGTTTTGCGCCCTTCGATCCGCAGATCAAGCCGGAGCTGTGCTATGGGAAAGACCCCCGCGTCGTCACCACCCTTGATCTCGAGCGGACGGACGACGGCCTGAACCTGCCGGACAAGCCCAGGGTCGCCATCCTCCATTGCATCGGCTCCAGGGACGAGCAGATCGGCAGGCCGTACTGTTCACGGGTTTGCTGCGTCAACGCGCTGCGTGTTGGCGAGGCGATCAGGGAAAGGTACGACGATTCCTACGTGGAGTCCTTCTACATGGACGTGAGGGCCCATCCGCGGGGAGCCGAGGAATTCTTCGAGGACACTCAGGAGAAGGGCGTCCTTTTCACGAGGGCCAACATCGCCGAGATCCTTCCGACCTCTTCGGGATTGGTGTTGAGGGGCGAGGACACTCTTTTCGGCGAGACCTTCGAGCGGGAATTCGACCTCGTGGTCCTTTCCATCGGCATGTCGCCTCCGGAAACCAGCAAGGAGATGGCGACGCTCCTCAAGATCAGCCTCGACAAGGACAGGTTCTTCCTCGAGGCCCACATCAAGCTGCGGCCCTTCGATACGGCGGTGAAGGGGATCTTCATCGCGGGGTCCTGCTCGGGGCCGAAGGACGTTGAAGAGTCCATAAACCATGGCAGGGCGGCGGCGCTGAAACTCTACGGTTTTCTTAACCTTGGCTATGCCTTCGTGGACCCCTTCATCTCCATCGTCGATCCCAAACGGTGCAGCGGCTGCCGGATGTGCGAGCAGGCATGCGTGGCCAAGGCCATAAAGTTCGATGCGGAAAAAAGAATAGCGCACGTCGAGGAGGCGGCCTGCATGGGGTGCGGGCTGTGCAATGCCACGTGCCCGTCATCGGCGATCAGCCTCAAGGGGTACGTGGACAGCATCATAGACGACGAGATAAGCGCCCTTCTGGAGGCCATATGA
- a CDS encoding hydrogenase iron-sulfur subunit, producing MEEKMRKNPEIVGFACSFCTFKASEMAGSLRMKYPDGVKLIQVPCSSRVDPAFVIKAILEGADGVFVAGCHPGDCHFIKGNFYTRRKIAALKEQLDAFGMRDKLRLFWVSAAEARRFVEKVTEFYNDIKEKKNAG from the coding sequence ATGGAAGAAAAGATGAGAAAGAACCCGGAAATAGTCGGTTTCGCCTGTTCCTTTTGCACCTTCAAGGCGTCGGAGATGGCGGGCAGCCTGAGGATGAAATATCCCGACGGGGTGAAGCTCATACAGGTCCCCTGTTCGAGCAGGGTCGACCCGGCCTTTGTCATCAAGGCGATCCTCGAGGGGGCCGACGGTGTCTTCGTGGCCGGGTGCCACCCGGGCGACTGCCACTTCATCAAGGGCAATTTTTACACCCGCAGGAAGATAGCCGCCCTGAAGGAACAGCTAGACGCTTTCGGCATGAGAGACAAACTCCGCCTCTTCTGGGTGAGCGCCGCCGAGGCGCGGCGTTTCGTGGAGAAGGTGACGGAGTTCTACAACGACATAAAGGAAAAGAAAAATGCAGGGTAA
- a CDS encoding 4Fe-4S binding protein translates to MQGKRIKNGELEGALNKLLEANKCLVMGFEKDSSTVYHRVFKGKLDNYALMSPVFAMNGALYLRRLFAKGAQIVLVLRPCEIRSYVELVKLAQIESEDIIAVSVDCFGTVSSKREGDVPAGEALKGFTKDTESARWACTTCRERRGVVGDAGIRLDGSGNFWAFSYTDKGTTFLSLLDGDAEEAPVQMEIGPSETHPAFQVDMKEFTKDFSKCIMCMNCRDMCPVCYCVDCVFNGDEYLPKGDALFNKVFRTGSTGMPRGKELFHLIRMYHVSQTCVGCGACEEACPQGIPLTKYFKGVSERLQGMFSYMSGRSLDETIPYLTFVEDELKDAED, encoded by the coding sequence ATGCAGGGTAAAAGGATAAAGAACGGCGAACTCGAAGGCGCTCTCAACAAACTCCTGGAAGCGAACAAATGCCTTGTGATGGGTTTCGAAAAGGACAGCTCCACCGTGTATCACAGGGTTTTTAAGGGCAAGCTCGACAATTACGCCCTGATGAGCCCCGTTTTTGCGATGAACGGCGCCCTCTACCTGAGGCGGCTCTTCGCCAAGGGCGCGCAGATCGTTCTTGTGCTCCGGCCCTGCGAGATACGGTCTTACGTAGAGCTTGTCAAGCTGGCCCAGATAGAGTCCGAGGACATCATCGCCGTCTCCGTCGACTGCTTCGGGACGGTCTCTTCGAAGAGGGAGGGAGATGTCCCGGCCGGAGAGGCACTCAAGGGTTTTACGAAGGACACAGAATCGGCGCGCTGGGCGTGCACGACCTGCCGCGAGCGCCGCGGCGTCGTGGGCGACGCCGGGATCAGGCTCGACGGGAGCGGAAATTTCTGGGCATTTTCCTATACCGACAAGGGCACGACGTTCCTGTCCCTCCTCGACGGCGACGCCGAGGAAGCTCCCGTCCAGATGGAGATCGGCCCGAGCGAGACCCATCCGGCATTCCAGGTCGACATGAAGGAGTTCACCAAGGATTTTTCAAAATGCATCATGTGCATGAACTGCCGTGACATGTGCCCCGTGTGCTACTGCGTGGACTGCGTCTTCAACGGCGACGAGTACCTGCCGAAAGGGGACGCCCTCTTCAACAAGGTCTTTCGCACCGGTTCGACGGGGATGCCGCGCGGCAAGGAGCTCTTCCATCTCATCCGCATGTACCATGTCTCCCAGACCTGCGTCGGCTGCGGCGCCTGCGAAGAGGCCTGCCCCCAGGGCATACCGCTTACGAAGTACTTCAAGGGGGTATCGGAGAGGCTCCAGGGGATGTTCTCCTACATGTCGGGCCGGAGCCTGGACGAGACCATACCTTACCTGACCTTTGTCGAGGACGAACTGAAAGATGCGGAAGACTGA
- a CDS encoding (Fe-S)-binding protein yields the protein MRKTDRAIELTGYRRQDFSVCLGCKICASVCTVNDISPGTNPQEMLQRLFLGKDVAAADSLVRFCTGCYRCTGACPWEIRIPEVIRALRHELGAESPFEKAFKGSVSLFGRVYEPYVLMKAVPFLLKGGYMKHMTRWMEYMGFHLPHKVKRT from the coding sequence ATGCGGAAGACTGATCGCGCGATAGAACTCACCGGTTACAGGAGACAGGACTTTTCCGTCTGCCTGGGGTGCAAGATCTGCGCGTCGGTGTGCACCGTGAACGACATTTCCCCCGGCACGAACCCCCAGGAGATGCTCCAGAGGCTTTTTCTCGGAAAGGATGTGGCCGCCGCCGATTCGCTGGTGCGCTTCTGCACCGGTTGCTACCGCTGCACCGGCGCCTGCCCCTGGGAGATACGTATACCCGAGGTCATCCGGGCCCTGCGCCATGAGCTTGGCGCGGAGTCTCCCTTCGAAAAGGCCTTCAAGGGGTCGGTCTCTCTCTTCGGCAGGGTTTACGAGCCCTATGTGCTCATGAAGGCCGTGCCTTTTCTCCTCAAAGGCGGGTACATGAAACATATGACACGGTGGATGGAATACATGGGTTTTCACCTGCCCCACAAGGTAAAGAGGACGTAA
- a CDS encoding heterodisulfide reductase-related iron-sulfur binding cluster produces MEYGYYPGCSLTGSAHKLDKGIKKVFAKQGHTLREIPDWNCCGAFEYGDRKELAGFSKKNLEKARGHFSEIVAPCPACYKNLKEADEGNEFAVTHPLDLFDEAFFAAMKQARDLKGQVFTPYYGCILLRPKETAIRNTTVMEETIARFGGEVSGGAVKDRCCGGNQIFINKDVTEKLSRLVLNRSRGTIVVFCPLCHMAMKTFSGERKVVYYTDLLLHIMGESGTL; encoded by the coding sequence ATGGAATACGGCTACTACCCCGGCTGCTCGCTGACAGGCTCGGCCCACAAGCTCGACAAGGGCATCAAGAAGGTCTTCGCGAAGCAGGGTCACACCCTCAGGGAGATACCCGACTGGAACTGCTGCGGTGCTTTCGAGTACGGTGACCGGAAGGAGCTCGCGGGGTTCTCGAAGAAGAACCTCGAAAAGGCGCGGGGGCATTTCAGCGAGATCGTCGCTCCCTGTCCGGCCTGCTACAAGAACCTCAAAGAGGCGGACGAAGGGAACGAATTCGCCGTCACGCACCCGCTGGACCTTTTCGATGAGGCCTTCTTTGCCGCCATGAAACAGGCCAGGGACCTGAAGGGCCAGGTCTTTACCCCCTACTATGGCTGCATTCTCCTGCGGCCGAAAGAGACGGCGATACGGAACACCACCGTCATGGAAGAGACCATCGCCCGCTTCGGCGGGGAGGTGTCGGGCGGAGCGGTTAAGGACCGCTGCTGCGGCGGGAACCAGATATTCATCAACAAGGACGTCACGGAAAAACTCTCGCGCCTTGTCCTTAACAGGTCGAGGGGGACCATCGTCGTTTTCTGCCCCCTGTGCCATATGGCAATGAAGACATTTTCGGGCGAAAGGAAGGTCGTCTATTACACGGACCTCCTCCTCCATATCATGGGAGAATCGGGCACGTTATGA